The following proteins come from a genomic window of Mycobacterium sp. DL:
- a CDS encoding DUF3375 domain-containing protein: MDADDTVLSAPELLELNRDVQGSRAMRLLATVNLGLYATLMERHLSGGVVPETELVVQLERDLDELDHPDGQSGLALIKSWASQGWLHRIVDERRDQNVCYLTQDARRALDFVRGMRRNDTIATGGSINGIASRLKQVAVRIGTDPARIRKSIEGEIATLQAELDELDAGERPNPDLTDSYDEARAIALQMERMITDIGQYGTMIEQATAALDEPIDSNVEYRDRQRQMYTDYQAAWDSQGRDSHRAFLRMINDPDQRAEFEADVADVAEALPLLDPALRKVMAGFFELVGHQIDEVERIQQRCAQRVKRFTAFGTLEQSRGVARQLNEAIGSARALLKTSLIDSRLDIDVPLARHAISSVGALSFKIGDLSNPKPAKAAEGEVDLAGFAALTTQVDAPAMSEMINAAVSAGPVSLPQVVGMLESAYLGHVIVLWSWALKQPDASPTAASSTVRFRSLDGLDREIAVPELMFTEPITTLAGAS; encoded by the coding sequence GTGGACGCCGACGACACCGTGCTGTCGGCCCCCGAGCTGCTCGAACTCAACCGTGACGTGCAGGGATCCCGCGCGATGCGGCTGCTCGCGACCGTCAACCTGGGGCTGTACGCGACGTTGATGGAACGCCACCTCAGCGGCGGCGTGGTCCCCGAGACCGAGCTGGTGGTGCAGCTGGAGCGTGACCTCGACGAGCTGGACCATCCCGACGGGCAGTCCGGGCTGGCGCTGATCAAGTCGTGGGCCAGCCAGGGCTGGCTGCACCGCATTGTCGACGAGCGCCGCGATCAGAACGTCTGCTATCTCACCCAGGACGCCCGGCGCGCGCTGGATTTCGTCCGTGGCATGCGGCGCAACGACACCATCGCCACCGGCGGCTCGATCAACGGCATCGCCTCCCGCCTCAAGCAGGTCGCGGTCCGCATCGGCACCGATCCTGCCCGCATCCGCAAGAGCATCGAGGGCGAGATCGCGACGCTGCAGGCCGAACTCGACGAACTGGACGCCGGCGAACGCCCGAACCCGGACCTCACCGACTCCTACGACGAGGCCCGCGCCATCGCCCTGCAGATGGAGCGGATGATCACCGACATCGGCCAGTACGGCACGATGATCGAGCAGGCCACCGCGGCGCTGGACGAGCCGATCGACAGCAACGTCGAGTACCGCGACCGGCAGCGCCAGATGTACACCGACTACCAGGCGGCCTGGGATTCCCAGGGCCGCGACAGCCACCGCGCGTTCCTGCGGATGATCAACGACCCCGACCAGCGCGCCGAGTTCGAGGCCGACGTCGCCGACGTCGCCGAGGCGCTGCCGCTGCTGGACCCGGCGCTGCGCAAGGTGATGGCCGGGTTCTTCGAACTGGTCGGTCACCAGATCGACGAGGTCGAACGGATCCAGCAGCGTTGTGCGCAGCGGGTCAAGCGGTTCACCGCGTTCGGCACGCTGGAGCAGAGCCGGGGCGTGGCCCGTCAACTCAACGAGGCGATCGGCTCGGCACGTGCCCTCCTGAAGACGTCACTGATCGACTCACGCCTCGACATCGACGTGCCGCTGGCCCGGCACGCGATCAGCTCCGTCGGCGCGCTCAGCTTCAAGATCGGCGACTTGTCGAACCCCAAGCCCGCCAAAGCCGCCGAGGGCGAGGTGGACCTGGCCGGCTTCGCCGCGCTGACAACGCAGGTCGACGCACCGGCGATGTCGGAGATGATCAACGCCGCGGTCAGCGCCGGGCCGGTGTCGCTGCCCCAGGTGGTCGGCATGCTGGAGTCCGCGTATCTCGGGCATGTCATCGTGCTGTGGTCCTGGGCGCTCAAACAGCCCGACGCGTCGCCGACGGCCGCCTCGAGCACCGTGCGGTTCCGCTCGTTGGACGGCCTCGACCGCGAGATCGCCGTGCCGGAACTGATGTTCACCGAACCGATCACCACCCTGG
- a CDS encoding esterase-like activity of phytase family protein, whose product MKASNLARAAAAATVVALVAAGCATDAQDDAPGEPTPDTPRATSPIDWNLPAAERFHRAATYPVYLNRPTEDPVEAETVAEISTVTPDGNTVIYTDAAAKRIGFLDLRDPAKPVGLGTLSLADLGNADDQPTSVAAVGEFVLVVVDTTGGDFPNPSGRVDVVRVADRTPVHSIDLGGQPDSIAISPDGSFAAIAMENQRDEEFTPPGVEEGDLPQPPTGFMQFIDLTGAPTAWTARRVDFDVETARAAGLDTPEDLEPEYVSINSRGQVAVTLQENNGIAVLDGRTGEVARIFSAGTQSVDGIDTAEDGAIDQTGSIPETPREPDALGWIGDDHVATANEGDWKGGTRGWSIFDATTGEVVWDAGNSFEQLAVRTGLHIESRAESKGPEPEGLAITEIGGRPMALVASERSNFVAAYDVSDVTSPRFRQLMPTTPGPEGILPIPQRDLLVISSEADDAEARVRASVNVYGFGDQFAGPTPFPSIVSGDIDGVPIGWGALGALTADPADENRLFTATDNAYGPARVLGVDVSQTPALIDTELRITEDGEPVTLDVEGVSARPDGGFVLAVEGEEGPGNELVYVAADGSVEDRVLLPADIAGELGSQGLEGVAVDGDTVWVALQRELETDPAGVVRIGRYTPDGGTWEWFGYQLDTTDVADDWIGLSEIAVHDGALLVLERDKLNGPDARVKAIYRVEMPSEAGVTSADEAPPVLPKALARNLLPDLQATNGFVQEKVEGFAIAGNQNLYVVTDNDGLDDANGETVFLDLGPAGEALSG is encoded by the coding sequence GTGAAGGCCTCGAATCTGGCTCGGGCAGCGGCAGCGGCGACCGTGGTGGCACTGGTGGCGGCCGGGTGCGCCACCGACGCTCAGGACGACGCCCCCGGCGAACCCACCCCGGACACCCCGCGAGCCACGTCGCCGATCGACTGGAACCTGCCGGCCGCCGAGCGCTTCCACCGCGCGGCCACCTACCCGGTGTATCTGAACAGACCTACCGAGGATCCCGTCGAGGCAGAGACCGTCGCCGAGATCTCCACCGTCACCCCGGACGGCAACACCGTCATCTACACCGACGCCGCCGCCAAGCGGATCGGGTTCCTCGACCTCCGCGACCCTGCCAAACCCGTTGGCCTGGGCACGCTTTCGCTGGCCGATCTCGGCAACGCCGACGACCAGCCCACCTCGGTGGCCGCCGTCGGCGAATTCGTGTTGGTCGTCGTCGACACCACGGGCGGTGACTTCCCCAACCCGTCGGGACGCGTCGACGTCGTGCGGGTCGCCGATCGCACCCCGGTGCACAGCATCGACCTGGGCGGTCAACCGGACTCGATCGCGATCAGCCCGGACGGGTCGTTCGCCGCGATCGCGATGGAGAATCAGCGCGACGAGGAGTTCACACCGCCCGGTGTCGAGGAGGGTGACCTTCCGCAACCGCCAACGGGATTCATGCAGTTCATCGATCTCACCGGTGCTCCGACCGCCTGGACGGCCCGCAGGGTCGACTTCGACGTAGAGACGGCACGCGCAGCCGGCCTCGACACGCCCGAAGACCTCGAACCGGAGTACGTCAGCATCAACTCCCGCGGCCAGGTCGCGGTGACGCTGCAGGAGAACAACGGGATCGCTGTCCTCGACGGCCGCACCGGCGAAGTCGCTCGGATCTTCAGCGCCGGAACACAATCGGTCGACGGTATCGACACCGCCGAGGACGGCGCGATCGACCAGACCGGCTCGATCCCCGAGACGCCGAGGGAGCCCGACGCGCTCGGCTGGATCGGCGACGACCACGTTGCCACCGCCAATGAGGGCGACTGGAAGGGCGGCACCCGTGGCTGGAGCATCTTCGACGCCACCACCGGTGAGGTGGTCTGGGATGCCGGCAACTCGTTCGAACAGCTCGCCGTGCGCACCGGTCTGCACATCGAGAGCCGGGCGGAATCGAAGGGGCCGGAGCCGGAAGGGCTGGCGATCACCGAGATCGGCGGCCGCCCAATGGCGTTGGTGGCATCGGAGCGCAGCAACTTCGTCGCGGCCTACGACGTCAGCGACGTCACGTCGCCGCGATTCCGGCAGCTGATGCCGACCACGCCGGGGCCTGAGGGCATCCTGCCGATCCCGCAGCGTGACCTGCTGGTCATCTCGTCGGAGGCCGACGACGCCGAGGCTCGGGTGCGTGCGTCGGTCAACGTGTACGGATTCGGTGATCAGTTTGCGGGCCCGACGCCGTTCCCGTCGATCGTGTCCGGCGACATCGACGGTGTGCCGATCGGATGGGGAGCGCTCGGTGCGTTGACTGCCGACCCCGCCGACGAGAACCGGTTGTTCACCGCCACCGACAACGCCTACGGTCCGGCGCGGGTCCTGGGCGTCGACGTCTCGCAGACCCCGGCGCTGATCGACACCGAACTGCGGATCACCGAAGACGGTGAGCCCGTCACACTCGACGTCGAGGGTGTTTCGGCACGACCGGACGGCGGATTCGTGTTGGCGGTGGAAGGCGAAGAGGGGCCCGGCAACGAACTGGTGTACGTCGCCGCCGACGGCAGCGTCGAGGACCGGGTTCTGCTGCCCGCCGACATCGCCGGCGAACTGGGAAGCCAAGGCCTGGAGGGTGTTGCGGTCGACGGGGACACGGTGTGGGTGGCACTGCAGCGCGAGTTGGAGACCGACCCGGCGGGTGTGGTCCGCATCGGGCGCTACACCCCCGACGGCGGAACATGGGAATGGTTCGGTTACCAGCTGGACACCACCGACGTCGCCGACGACTGGATCGGGTTGTCCGAGATCGCCGTCCACGACGGCGCCCTGCTGGTGTTGGAGCGTGACAAGCTCAACGGGCCCGACGCGCGGGTGAAGGCGATCTACCGCGTCGAGATGCCATCCGAGGCGGGAGTGACATCGGCCGACGAAGCGCCGCCGGTGCTGCCGAAGGCGTTGGCCCGCAACCTGTTGCCCGACCTGCAGGCGACCAACGGATTCGTTCAGGAGAAGGTGGAAGGCTTCGCGATCGCCGGCAACCAGAACCTGTACGTCGTCACCGACAATGACGGACTCGACGACGCGAATGGGGAGACGGTGTTCCTCGACCTCGGACCAGCGGGGGAGGCGCTGAGCGGTTAG
- a CDS encoding helix-turn-helix domain-containing protein yields the protein MPEIARIGRVVADRRIALRLTQQTLADVAGVSRSTVQAVERGSGAVKFGSLIEIVEALGLHMDVSLGAQ from the coding sequence ATGCCTGAAATCGCACGCATAGGAAGGGTGGTTGCTGATCGTCGGATCGCGCTACGCCTCACCCAGCAGACGCTGGCCGATGTGGCCGGAGTCTCCCGATCTACCGTCCAGGCAGTGGAACGTGGAAGTGGCGCAGTCAAGTTCGGCTCTCTGATCGAAATCGTCGAAGCCCTGGGCCTGCACATGGACGTAAGCCTCGGCGCACAATGA
- a CDS encoding type II toxin-antitoxin system HipA family toxin yields MTVTNADLRTVTEGDVYLGHELVARLARDDSDLVSFDYVSDVPLDDRRLRDQSVAWSLLRSAEYPIITNGGAVPAFFAGLLPEGVRLGVVTSSTKTSADDHLTLLLAIGGDTIGNVRVLPSGMTADRPPPMFDPQRDNDFHAVFGRLTGSLRNDPVGMPGVQPKVSAAMVSAPARTPTGHAILKLNPQQYPLLVENEHFFMTMAHACGIRTAATSLLHDVNGRSALLVKRFDRLGDNTIAQEDACQVAGLYPASKYRIKAETAISSLADACALGGGARAVSILELLRIVVFSWLIGNGDLHGKNLSIFNPDGIWQPTPAYDLLTTQPYTGWRDPMALNLYGRANRFDRQHFVEAGERLGVRSRAVARMIDAIVDAARPWSDRCGDIGFDARQTERLAKLLRDRAAGLSPNS; encoded by the coding sequence ATGACCGTAACGAACGCCGACCTGCGGACCGTCACCGAAGGTGATGTGTATCTCGGGCACGAGCTGGTCGCTCGGTTGGCACGCGACGACAGCGACTTGGTGAGCTTCGACTATGTCTCCGATGTGCCACTTGATGATCGGCGCCTGCGCGACCAGTCAGTGGCGTGGTCGCTGCTACGAAGCGCCGAATATCCGATCATCACCAACGGGGGCGCGGTGCCGGCCTTCTTCGCGGGCCTTCTGCCCGAGGGTGTTCGACTCGGCGTGGTGACGTCATCGACGAAGACATCGGCCGACGACCACCTCACGTTGCTGTTGGCGATCGGCGGGGACACCATCGGCAATGTCCGTGTCCTGCCCTCAGGCATGACTGCAGACCGTCCCCCGCCGATGTTCGACCCCCAGCGCGACAACGATTTCCACGCTGTGTTCGGCAGGCTGACCGGTTCCCTCCGGAATGATCCGGTCGGAATGCCGGGCGTTCAGCCGAAGGTCAGCGCCGCAATGGTCTCGGCACCGGCCCGGACACCCACCGGTCACGCGATACTGAAGCTCAATCCCCAGCAGTATCCCCTGCTGGTCGAGAACGAGCACTTCTTCATGACGATGGCCCACGCCTGCGGCATCCGCACCGCCGCTACGTCGTTGCTTCACGATGTGAACGGCCGCAGCGCATTGCTCGTCAAACGTTTTGATCGATTGGGAGACAACACAATCGCCCAGGAAGACGCCTGCCAGGTCGCTGGGCTCTACCCGGCCTCGAAATACCGCATCAAAGCGGAGACTGCGATCAGCTCACTGGCCGATGCGTGCGCTCTCGGCGGTGGAGCCAGGGCGGTCTCAATTCTGGAGTTGCTCAGGATCGTCGTGTTCTCGTGGCTGATCGGCAACGGGGATCTGCACGGCAAGAACCTCTCGATCTTCAACCCCGATGGGATCTGGCAGCCGACACCGGCTTACGACCTGCTGACAACACAGCCGTACACGGGCTGGCGGGACCCGATGGCACTCAACCTCTACGGCCGCGCCAACCGGTTCGATCGGCAGCACTTTGTGGAAGCCGGCGAGCGCCTAGGCGTTCGGAGCCGGGCTGTGGCCCGAATGATCGATGCGATCGTCGATGCCGCCCGACCGTGGTCGGATCGATGCGGCGACATCGGATTTGATGCCCGGCAGACCGAGCGGTTGGCCAAACTGCTTCGCGACCGGGCGGCGGGTCTCAGCCCGAACAGCTGA